TTAAGCTGATACCCTGCTTAGGTGCTCAGCCAAGAAGGTAATTTAAGATGTAGTCAAGGTCATAGCACAATAAAGCAAGAGAGGCAGTATGAGAACACCTGTCCCTGCTCCCAAACCCCGAGAGAGACCACTGCCACAACTGTTGCCTCTTACACTAGTACGAACGTCTGCACAAGTAGTTCCCAAAGCATTGGAGGTGCTCACAGACCAGTGCTCTTGGAAAGGGAAGGATGAAAGGAGATGGGGAAGTGATGGCTAGGAGAGGATGTGAGGAACTACAGAATTGAAAAGTTCTTCCAAATATCATCAGTTAAGATTTTATGAGCAGCTCGTTTCCTATGTGGAAATCAATTACTAAAATATTCTGCAGGAACTCAGAATGACAGGGAAATGTCTAGATACCAAGTATGTTTGTGTTTGACTTTTTGGGGCATAAATGAGATACAGCACAACTAATAAAAACGATCGgtgattaaaataataataataaaaaatcaaaggtcacaaaagatatttaaaattaatacacaAAAGCAAAGTCAGATTCACATAGTCTCAATCTTTCTCAAGGGCTATCAATGTAATTTTTCAATATAAATAAGGAATAACAAGAAAATAATGGTTCATAACTAGACCTTACGGCCTTGCCTCACCCAGCTGACTGGGATTCAGCTTTGGCTATAAATTTTTCAGGCTCCTAAATATTTACTGATGTTTATCATCACAGAACTTCACGTGTTTATACACATGaaatagtttgaaatagttatGTTCATTAACTATGGAAACCTAACCCGTAAGTCTTCCTTGAATGTGAATTTTGTATCCATGAATCATACAAGGgagaaggccaaaaaaaaaaaaagtattacaagaATGACCTGTGTAGAAATGAAACTATATCTCAAAGAAAAGATCTTTGAAGATCTATTGCAAGGAAAGCAACACTCAATTTGCAAAGTATGATTAGGGTTATTACGACCATTATTCACACACCAGGCTGCTAATGGGAAGCAAGTCAGTGTATCTGAAACAATGTTAAGTGCTTTTCAACCACATCTGTAAACCAATCTAAAATGGAAGTTGCACAAACTTACACACAAATATAACAAAGATGACAGAACTCATACAAGCTAATTTTGGTAAGGAAAGGTGGCAAATACTGCCTGTGAATGTCGGTACCAGCTCAGCCCTGATAAGCAAGGCAaccaaaattactttgaaaaatcTTGGCACACATGTTAATACTTGAAATTATAAAGTTCGATGTTACATCTACTTGCGAGAGCAACAGTAGACTTGAAAGTGTAATACATCAAAGAAACAGTTAGCTTAGGGGACCAAACAGGAGGATGTCTTTATATTGATACTGGTCACACTCAAATTCAGCCCAAACTCATGTCCATGACTGCACACCACAGCAAACGCAGTACAGCATGAACACACCTGAGCAGCTGTTGACAGGGTTTCTCAGGGCACAGCAGCAGCCGAACCACAGCAGCCTTCTGCTCCCAGCAGGCTCACTGTACCAATACGAGTTTCTCACATTGGTTTCACAGGCTGTGCTGAGCTCCAAACTTCCTCTTCTAGACTGACAGCTACTTTTCAAACCACGGAAGCTTGCTTAAAGCTAGCACAGATGGGTTCTACTCGCTGCTGCAGTCAGATGTGGAGATAAAAGCAAATTTGCTGTGTTTGAGAGAGTGCTGAGTGATCAGTGCAATTCTGCAATACGTCTGAGCATCCTATTTCAGTACATACAGGACAAAATCACTCTCAATTCTGGCATTCTTCTGAGTAGCTCCAAACTAGACTGaactaacaaaacaaaagctcttgTCCTGAAGCACAGAGTGCTCTCCTGGGAAGAAAGAATGAATATGATAACACTGTCTTTTGGAAGGCTGTATACCAGAGGAGCATTTCTTTTCAAGCAAAAGAAATGAATCAAAACTATCTTTACACAAAAGTCTGTCCCGATTTCATTTATATCGCTACTAAAAGCGAGAATAGTAAATCTACAGAATCTTGTTCTTCTGTGATTTCTATTCTGCACCCTCAGTTCCCCCCTCTCAGTGCCTCGCAAAACCTTTAATTCATCACACACTCCCACTGAAATATTTCCTGGTACCTCCTGAGTGCTTCATCCTCTCTCCCCATACACGTCAGTATCTCCATCCTCCTGCACAGCTCCAACCCATCTTTGCTTAGTTTGCCAACTGTGTGCAAGAGGCAGCCCACTGACAAACACAATTAATACCAATCAATGGATTCAAAAACTATTGAGGGAGAAGGGTCAATGGACATATATAGGTCTGACCTGTTTTACACCTGTTGCTTTAGGAAACCAGGTTAAGAAATAGCCCTTCTCTctgactgcaatttttttcccctcccaaaacagaaaaattacagttGCTACTACTCAATTGCATTAGGAAGCGTCATCTTCATAACAGAAACACAGGAGTATTACAGAGCTGATGCATAACACTGAATGTTAACTCATGTGAATGGAATGATCCATAGACATCAAATCATACCACTGAAGAGCAACTCCGCTCAGAAAACAAGCACCGAGCATGAGTGTTGGAAAGGTAGCAAAATAACCTTGAAAAATCACAAGAATGAATGTTGATGTAACACTCCCCCCGGATTAAAAAGTTGTTTCAAAAAAATTCCACTGTAGACATTAATACAGTTCTCATATAATAACTGTCGGTATACAATCTCTTTGGGCGATATAATTGTCACACGTTCTTCTTTCCATGCATGAAGTGCTTCGGAGACTACTAAAGGACACTGGGAATTTGTCTGCGAGACTGCAGCAACACACAGACTCAAAGTCATAAGATCGCTTCTATATTTTATTTGCACATAAAATACCTTTTGAAGTTTAATCAAGATGTGTAACTCACACAGTACCAAATTTGATGgaaatttttcacttttattaacTTGACAAAGAAAACCTCTGTTCCTTGAAGGTGTtgacagcaaagacagaaaagccaTAAAGCAGGCAGTAAGCTAGCTGACACAAAACCAGGGAGTTACTTTGCTTCAGGGAAAAATTAGGTTTCCTGAGCTTCCCTGAACCTGCTAACCTTGTCAGTCATAATTAGATGACAACTGAAATGTTCTGGGATTTCTGCAGAGGCATTCCCGGAGAAGAAATCTTAGATGTTTACGAACATTTTAAAATGTCGTTTCTCTTCCAACTTGGCTTTCACAAATTTAAAACAACTCATAAAAGATAAGCATAACGTCTCATTATTCATACAGCTCCAAACAGGACATTTATCATTCCGGCTGGCCACTCTGGTAGCTTTGGAAGGAAGTCCAACTACGTGCTCAGCCAAGACAAATTACCCTTTTCCATAAAAATTTCAGAAGAACTGAACCAATGCAGCTATCCCATTTATGCAAGACAcagcgcacacacacagagacaaagGACTTTTCAAGACTCATACATGAGGTTCAAGAGGCTTTTAGCAGAGCTGGGATTTTTAAGACAGGAGTAGCCCACCAAGGAACAGCTTGCCAGTCCTAGTCACTTGAGCCCTGTAAGTTCCACTTCCACTTTTCCTGAACTGAAACTAAATGTAGCAATTACAATTTCAGTAAAAAGCAAACACTATTTGCCCGATAATAAACTTAactaaaaatgtttcttaaagcACACCTGAACTGAGCCTTTGGTGGGGAGGTTTTCCCCCCTACCTTAACTAAAATATTGAAAACATCTGAAGATGCCAGTCCCTTGACAACGATAAATGTTTCTGGACTCCCTTACATTACTCCCTTACATTACTTGTGATGAACAAAGAGCAAAGTAACTTTCAGGAACAAAGAAAAGGGGGCAAAATCTTTGAATCTACAGATCCTTAACTGGAATGACAGAAATTTCCAACCCAACATGCCATAATGGTATTTCATACTTGTATGACTGGTATTCCAAGTTTCCATTTGCTACAGTAGTGCCAAAAATTAGAGGACTACCCTGGCCCTCCTTCCACATGGAAGAGCGTAGTATAACCCATCATTaaaacacaaccacaaaaaaacctccGGAAAAGTCAAAAAGTTCAGCCATGAGTTCAAGGGAGAACACGGATAACCAGGAAAGAGTATGGGAGACAGATGCAGGTGAAAGAGAGCAGACGATGTGGTGATAAGCACACAACTGACTAAGCAGTCTGCCAGCCACCTAACATCGCTTCGAACGCAGCAAGCTGGAGAACAGCCGTTTCCAAACTTCAGTAGTGAGAAGCTCCGAGTTTTTTCCACAAATCACCAGGTGTCATCATTAACCTTCACATTAGTGGCGAGGCATGATGCGGATCCCACGGTCTCACAAGGCACCAGAGGTCCTCCGATCCACAGGCGCCAGCGCGAGAGATGCAGCTGGCACCTATAGATCCacctttccccctgccccacgcACACGCCGCACTTCGATACCCTGAAGTGGCATCAGGAGCTGCTTACACGTCACCCGCCACCGAGGGACGCAGGCGACCTCCCCGGGGGCACCCACCCAACAACGGGCGCGGGGGGCCGATTTCACACCTCGCCTCTGCCCCCAGCGCGTCGTGACGGCCGATGGCTGCCCGCCCCGCACCTCAggggccgccgccggcgccggcccgccctcccccccccccccagcacgccCCAAGAGCGCGTTCGGGGGGGAACCCCACCGCCGCAGGCCCCGAGGGGGGCGCTGAGGAGGCCGCAGGACGCCCCCAGCCGCCATTTCCCGCCCCGACGCCTCAGCCGCCGTGACAGGGCGCTGGGTCGGCGgtgccccgtcccgtcccgtcccgccgccgccgcctgacgTCACGGCTCCCGCCTGACACCGTGACAGCGGCGGAGCCGCGGCACCAGCCCCCGCCACGCCGTGAcaaccccggaggacccctcgccccgccccgccgggcctcCGCGGCGCCGGTCGCCGACCTACCCTGctcggcggcggccgctgccatcccgccgcctcctcccctcGCTCGCGAGCTGATGCAACAGCGTGCCCGGAAGcgtcgccccgccccgccccgcccgccgctaCGCTACTTCCGACGGGCGCCCCGCGTCACCACGGCAACGGGGGAACACCGCCTTCCCGCCAaggcagcgggcgggcgggcgtcgCGCGGCCGGGCCCCCTCCCCTCAGGAGCGGCGGTTGAAGCGGCCCCcctcacagcacagcacagcacagcaccgcgccccccgcccgccgacAAGAAGCGCCCAGAGTCAACCCCAGCTTGTGGCTCAACCGGGCTTTTATTGCTCCGCTTCGAACGTTAGCGGGTCTGGGCGTACCGGTACAACACGGAACGCGATCGTTTCGGAAGCCAAAGCGCTGCAGGCCCCTCAAAAACGGCAGCAGCCGCCTCTTCGTTGCCGCTGCCCAGGCTCAAACAGCACGGTCCTGCCCCGCGCGAAGGGAAGCGCCAGCTGGAGCACCTCGCTCCCAAGCTGGCATCCGAGTTTAATACCAGACAACTCAAAGGCCTTAGTGAAGGCGACAACCGGAGGCCGTGTTAACGCCGACGGTGTTAAATCGCTTCCAGCTCCCCGCGTGAAGGTGAGGAGGAGATCAAGTCCGTGCCGTCGCTTTTACTAGCAGTTTGTTGACGTCCTCATTTACAGGAAGGTTGTAGACATATATGTACACAGGAGCATTTCTGAAGTTCATCGTAAACATTAATCTGTAGCTTCTAATTTACTTATAATGCtattactttttaaagtgttCAATACGTTATCATAAGCCTTGGTATCTAGGTACCTTAACTCATCCAGTAATTTAATAATAGATTGTTTCTCTCCCAGTGTGTTTTTCCAGGCGAGAAGCATCTGATAAGACTGCTCTTCTATATCATTAGGAAAGTCATTAATAATTTTAACAATATCATTTTCCTGCAGATGAGCTCTCATAAGCCGCTTCCATTTTCTCCGTGGTACTTCATTTATAAAGGCCCCATAGGTATCTCTcagttctgaaagaaaaaaaacacacaacacacATCAGCGtcagttttaaaatacagattttttttattttttttttttcatagctaacATACATGCTTTCCCATTAATTTTCAGCCAATACATGCACAgaccaaacagcagcagcaaggccaggTTTAGCACCTAAGCAGTGGCAGGACCAATAGGTTTCCTACTGAGTGATCTTGAAAGAAGCCAAAGGTATCAGTCTACATATCTCAAAAGTAGTTTCTCAATACGAGACACCATTCAGTAAAGGCGGTTTTGGGGAAGGTTTCATTGGCCTGCATGTCTTCACTTAAGCTTAATAGGGCCACTCAACAGTAGGCTTTAACCACTTCAGTACACTACTGGTGTAGGTTTGCCACACCAAGACCAGCATGAGCAAAACCCGTCGCTTGGACATCCAGCGCATCCAACATGCTGCGCGGTAGATGTATGGGGATTCGATGCAGACTTCCATGGAAACGGACATTTGACAGAAAGATCTCCTGGTCTGACCTACACCTCACTCATTAAGGCAGAGTACACTGCTGCAATGCAGACTTGTTTAAAACATACCAAAAAATTTTGTACCGTTCTTATTCTTAAAAGCATGACTGCGCTATACTCCCGTGCAGAAAAGCCAGGCTTTAAAGTAGAACAATTCACCACAGGGATTACAGCATCTCCCAAATGTAGCAATAATCCTGTTCTGGCATATTTTACAATAAACTGAAAGCCTTGTAGCCTAAGCAATATTCATTAGCCTCCCTACACTATTCCTTACATAGACTAaagtcaacaggaaaaaaacaaattccaaGTACTGTCAATTTATGGAATACTTACCTTTTGGAGAGAGATCTTTAACAATTATTTGACACTTTGGTTCTCGTACCTGTAATACAAAGTTGGACTGTTACTCCAACATATCAGAGCACTTCACTCTATTATTCCTGAGCTACTTGATAGCTTGCTTCCACAGCACACATGCCAATAAGGGGGCAAGGGGCAGATTTCACAGCACAGCTGAAAGTATTTGAGTAAAGAAAATTGCATGCTGAAACAGCCATGCTGCTAGCTCCGAAGTGAAGCAACAAGGCAACATATTTGCTGCTATTGCAAAAGAATAGCTTCTGTGTAAATACTGAACAGGGACATGAGAGAGGCAGAGCAGATTAAACAAGGGACTGAAGTTTGCTTTCCCAAGGTATGCCTTCTCATACTTTCTATTGCATCTTTAAGGCAAAGCCTCCTCTTCCCTATTGTTCTGCCTGAAAACAGCATCTATCACTCAAGGAATAGTTAAGAACTCAGCTAAAATTATATGTGTAGCAGAGAAAATACAATGGtaatttcacacacacacttacCATGCAGTTTGCTGGCATCCTACCACTGGGTATATTAAATGGGGCATTCTGATGAAAAGCAGGATTCTGCCCAGTTTTTGCTGGTAGCGAAGACTCAGCGATCCTCCTCCAGCACCTTTCCATCTGGCGCAGGATGGTGCCCCACTCAGAAAGCACAATACTGTTTTCCTCTGGTGATGTGTTTTTTACTTCCAAGTTAACATCGGGTTGTGCTGGGCCCTCTGGGCTCTCACCAGAGTTCCCACCCTCTGGCTTGGCCACATTATTTGCAGGTGTCTCCACTTCTGGTAAAATGAGGCTTTCAGTACTGCCCTCAGACTCCTGTAAGGAATAAGAACATATTTTAAGAGATCTTTCATAGGTAGGCCTTCAAGGACAgtctggaggaagaaaacaaaatacttaaaGTCACCAGATGTCAGACAAATAATGGAAGAGCTGCTAATTTGGCAGTTACAAACATGCCAAAGTTACAGCCTTTACAGACTTGGACTTCAAATGGTTTCAGAGCCTAACTCTCCAATTTGCTGGCTATTCTGCTCCCACTGGACTGTGGGATAAGGCGCACAGGCTACTTCCACAACAAACACAGGAAACTTTTCCTAATGTTTTCACTGGTGTGTATTGCTGCTTGCTCCTCCCTACATATGGAAGGTATGCACCCTTCCTGAGgcaggagaaaattaaatttccttgCTACACCTGAGCTGACTTAACAGCAACAGGGGCCTCAAGCCTATCATTGTATCAAGGCTGATGCTCTCGGAGCTTTTACCAAGCTGATAATAGCCTATCAGCTCCGTGTAAGTGCACTAACTCAGGCGCTTTTTTTTGGCTGGATTAGTTTTTCTGGCAGATTCACAAACTAGAATCAGTTGAAAGAAGCCAGCGAACACCAATGGACATTGCATAGCTTTTGCGAGGGGACAAAGAGGGAAGCAAGCGAGGAGGGCTGCACCATTTCTAGCATTGTCAATACATTAAATAAGCACATGCCAGGGAGTATAGCTCCAACTCATCAAGAACCATACACATACAAAGCAGACCACCACCTATCTAGCATATCAGCTAGTGCTAGAACTGGAAAgctttaggaatttttttttttttttttttttttttttaaggtggaaaaTGAGGGCAAGGAGTGACTGTTTTTCCAACAAGACCTGTGTTTGTTAAGGTACAGTTCCTCCGTGAGCATAAGCCAGTGTGATTTCTGTTTTCACAAGGTCAGTGACCGATGTGTGACATAACCACGTGACCAACATGCGTAAGCAGGAATGCAAGGGGAACCACCCCATGCATCACACATGTAGTTGTACATCACCCTCATTGAATCCACTTTCTGTCTAAGGGTGCAAACAGGTTAAACAAGTTGATCCTATTTATACAGAATAGCTCTTAAATAGGTAACTGAGTGACTGAAGGTACACAGCATGGCTAATAGCTGCAGTTCTATTCTGGAATGAAATAAAGTATCAgcagttgggttttgggggtttttttttgtttggttggttttgtttatttttttttttacagcagtatAAATTCACTGGTACTTTGGAAAGGACAGTGTGTTGGTGCCCAAATGCCTGGTCTCGGGACCACATCAATGTAACTCTCCTTAGCAAATAAGCTTTTTATTACAGTAGCACAAACACTCCAAGCGCACAGACATTGCAACTGAAGTCTGTGACAACTCTTACATCAGAGCTAAGTGTCACTGTGCGCTGATTTGCAACTGCATTATTCTATAACCATTTTATTCAAATTAAAGAGATGTTATGTTTGCCTACTCCCATGCTACACCATTTTGACCAGGTTTTGTCATGTTTCTTCATCAGCTTCTACGAATACACGAAGTGCTGCAAATCTGGCCAGGGCGTGGGGGGGACcacaacccaacaaaaacccatgGGCGATTCACATATTTGAGCCACTTACAGAccttaaaaaagagagaagagtttAAGGTGATGTTTTTAACAGatctttcagttctgtttcttcagtcttCAAGTATTTGTGACATAATTAAGATGCATTTAATTACTTGAAATGTCTAGCTAGTAAGATCAGACAAAAGCTCATACACCAGGTGAGCAGTGCATGCATTGGGTGGGGGACAAGAAaggcagcagggagaaaaagatgCTGTACATGTGCTACAAAAGGAATCTGTATGCCTGCCTTAGATCCTCATCAAGACAAACATTTGTTTTACAGCTTGCTGTTACACATCAACTATACCATTAGTATAGTTATAATATAGTACAGTGAGCTCATTTTTGCCTCACTGTATTGTTAGAAGTGTAGCTTCTAAATAGAGAAGCTAAAGCTAGACTAGCTGAATACAAGCTAGTCTTGTATTTATCTTGCAAAACGCTAGACTAGCAACAGTCTTTTTAGACTGAAACAGTAAGGTTCTGAAATAGTGTTTGACTACAGTAGGCCAGGGTGAACCTAGCTTTAAAGTGGAACATATGCCAGTAGCCAGCCTTAGCATGGTAAACCCTTTTCAGGGATGTACTTCTGAGCTGGTCTGCTCTGAGCCCTGAACCCCTTTGTCTTATGAGACTGTCTAGGACCAAGAAGTTAGACTGCCAGGTCCTGCAGCTTGTGACATGAGCCCAAAGGCAGGAAGACTCAGTCACTTTGCTGGATCAAGAGAAGTCTTATGAACAAATAATGTTGTAGTAAAAAAATGCAAGGACAGCTAGAACACCACTACGCAGGGAAGTGATAGCTGACATTGCCTGTAGAATATACACATGAAGCAGCAAAGAACCAATTGGATCAAAGCATCACTTGGAGACAGTTTGAAGCAAAAGCTTGCACTTAGCctaattttttttcaactttcaaAACATCCTGGCCACAGGCTCTGGAATGTGTCCAACTGCAATGGACACATGCATGCAGCCAATTAATGTATCAGGCCCTCGCTAACATCTGGCCCTGTATGAATCACAACTTGTTACATCACAGGAACACATCCTACCAGAGGTCTACAGTGAGACAAACATTGAGAGCTATGTATCAGGTACAGTTAAGCAGCACACAATTAAGCTGCGCAAAACTGAGATGAAGCACTTGATCCATCATATACTTACCAGACCTTTCTCTGCATCTTTATCAATTGAAGCAGCTGGAAAACAAGATAAATGTTTCTTAAGAAACTTTTAGGAATTGCAGCAACTTAAACATAGCTGAATTCACACAAGACTTACATGCAGTAGACACATTCATAACACAAACCAAAACTCTAATACAAGCCATTTAGTTTCCTTGACCTGTCATACGTTTCATGAGTACTACCCTTAGCTTCCACCAACAGCACAAACACTGCACCTTCATACAGGGGATGATGAGTCCTGCTTAGTAAAATATAGACCACAAGATGCAGTTTGGCTTTTAAGCCACTCTTtcagcctccctcccctccagcttATGCTTCTTAGCATTTTTGTGTGCTATTGCAATACAAAAGAGAAGGCAGAAATTGTCTTTACTGCAATACAATCAGTAAGACATGATTTGAACAAACATTCAAAATTTAGAATAATTTTCAACATTATTCTAACTAAACTAGTTGCAAAAACACTTTAATATGCAGTAATGGAAAGGAAAGTTTCTCAGGAAAACATCTCAAtttccactaaaaaaataaaattaattcacaCAAGACTTATCAACCTAACATTCAAGTTAAGAGGCTCAAATGATGAAAGGGCAACAATTTGTAGAAAGAGTCTCCATAGCTAAACACAGTGAATGAAAGTAGTTAATGGTCTAATTAGTTGCTACTTCTTTCCCCATACACCTGAGCTTGTGTaggtttttctccctctttgccAGTACAATGCAAGTAGATAGGGAAAGTCCTTTTAAGGACCTTACCCTAATCTTGCTTTGAAGCAAAGGCATCTGTCAGCAAAATAAGAAAGCTCATAGTTAAagtttgtgcattttatttactGAACAAAACTAGTCTCCATTATACAAGAGTTACTTAATTGAATCACATACTAAATGAGCTAGAGCTTAAAGAGGTCCCCCATAAGGTAATACAAAAACCAGGGATAGCCTTAGTGCATGCTTTGCCTAGTTCTGGAAAGTTTATGGATAGTAATCAAGCAGTTACCTTCATTACCCTTCAGCCTTCTAATTACAAAGAACAGCAACAAACCACCAACCACCAAAATAATCACAATAATCCAAACAAGAGCGGTGCTTCCTGGGAAGGAAAAATGAGTAAGATTAGTACTGAAGCAGACTCCAGACAAGATATTCTGAAGTGCAAGTCTTTCCTGCTGTCCTAGAGAACAACCAAAGCTCAGCACTAGTACAATGACCCAGCTAGCTTGTCCTGGAAAAGGCACTGGGACTATCAGCTGACTTGAATGTGCATGTACTCctttgcactgcacatcattatCCCAAAGGCAGCGGGGGATTCTGCACAGAGCTGCAGTACAACTTCTGCAAGGCTTTCTgaaaagacatttaagaaaaGGGGAAAGCAAATACACAAAAGATGCCAACGAGCTTCAGGTGCTGTAGCCTTGGTAGTGTCAGTTCCTTCTTTCTCTAGTCCAGCAGAAGCTATCTACCAACGGAAGAGAAAACCACTCCATATGCAGCTTCTCAGCcataaaaaacatgaaagaaatctTTGCACAATCAGCAATGTTCAACAGTGTCACTGTTGCAACTTTGAAAACCCAACAATACATGTAGCTTTTCTCCACGTGAAATTTAAGATGGTTTGTCACTCCAACCCCTTTGAGAACTTCTTTAGTAGACTAAAATACAGAAGCTACATGCTACAGTGGTTCAAGCCACTGTTTACAGACTGCCCTGGTGTTATTAGCCTGAAGCCACAGACCCAACAAACCAAGCTGAGTGGTATTTCTGTACCAGACCTTGATCAGGTAAGCCACATCCTAGGTCCATAGTTGCATTGCAATTCTGCACAATTTCTTTCCCTTCCGGACACCTGAAGTGGATGGCAACATAAGGTTGTATCAACATTTCCAGAACAAT
The DNA window shown above is from Accipiter gentilis chromosome 17, bAccGen1.1, whole genome shotgun sequence and carries:
- the LOC126047419 gene encoding tumor necrosis factor receptor superfamily member 10B-like yields the protein MGAVGLAGRLVPLLVTLLIMPATRAEDCGEGEYLHEGRCCASCPAGTYVVQHCSAPHLRGRCVPCTKGEGYTAHENGLEECLLCRQCKEDQITLRPCTLTHDTECQCKQGYFCPAEGCEICQRCSTMCPEGKEIVQNCNATMDLGCGLPDQGSTALVWIIVIILVVGGLLLFFVIRRLKGNEAASIDKDAEKGLESEGSTESLILPEVETPANNVAKPEGGNSGESPEGPAQPDVNLEVKNTSPEENSIVLSEWGTILRQMERCWRRIAESSLPAKTGQNPAFHQNAPFNIPSGRMPANCMVREPKCQIIVKDLSPKELRDTYGAFINEVPRRKWKRLMRAHLQENDIVKIINDFPNDIEEQSYQMLLAWKNTLGEKQSIIKLLDELRYLDTKAYDNVLNTLKSNSIISKLEATD